One part of the Streptomyces lydicus genome encodes these proteins:
- the ndgR gene encoding IclR family transcriptional regulator NdgR, which yields MDNSSGVGVLDKAALVLSALESGPATLAGLVAATGLARPTAHRLAVALEHHRMVARDMQGRFILGPRLSELAAAAGEDRLLATAGPVLTHLRDVTGESAQLYRRQGDMRICVAAAERLSGLRDTVPVGSTLPMKAGSAAQILMAWEEPERLHRGLQGARFTATALSGVRRRGWAQSIGEREPGVASVSAPVRGPSNRVVAAVSVSGPIERLTRHPGRMHAQAVIDAAARLSEGLRRNG from the coding sequence ATGGACAACTCTAGCGGCGTCGGCGTTCTCGACAAGGCAGCTCTGGTTTTGAGCGCCCTGGAGTCCGGTCCGGCCACCCTCGCCGGGCTGGTCGCGGCGACAGGGCTCGCACGACCCACGGCCCACCGGCTGGCCGTGGCACTGGAACACCACCGGATGGTGGCGAGGGACATGCAGGGCCGGTTCATCCTGGGCCCGCGGCTCTCCGAGCTGGCCGCGGCGGCCGGCGAGGACCGCCTGCTCGCCACGGCCGGACCGGTACTCACCCACCTGCGCGATGTGACGGGCGAGAGCGCCCAGCTCTATCGACGGCAGGGCGACATGCGGATCTGCGTGGCGGCCGCGGAACGGCTGTCCGGACTGCGGGACACCGTCCCGGTCGGCTCCACGCTCCCGATGAAGGCCGGCTCGGCGGCCCAGATCCTGATGGCCTGGGAAGAGCCCGAGCGGCTGCACCGCGGCCTGCAGGGCGCGCGCTTCACGGCGACCGCGCTGTCCGGCGTACGGCGCCGCGGCTGGGCCCAGTCGATCGGCGAGCGGGAGCCCGGCGTGGCCTCCGTCTCCGCACCCGTACGGGGCCCCTCGAACCGCGTGGTGGCCGCCGTGTCGGTCTCCGGCCCGATCGAGCGGCTGACCCGCCACCCGGGCCGGATGCACGCCCAGGCGGTCATCGACGCCGCCGCCCGCCTCTCCGAGGGCCTGCGGCGCAACGGCTGA
- the gltX gene encoding glutamate--tRNA ligase, which translates to MANATPVRVRFCPSPTGNPHVGLIRTALFNWAYARHNKGTLVFRIEDTDAARDSEESYNQLLDSFHWLGFDWDEGPEVGGPHAPYRQSQRMDLYKDIADKLLAGGYAYHCYCTTEELDERREAARQAGRPSGYDGTCRELTAEQKAAYEAEGRSSIVRFRMPDAPITFNDLVRGELTFTPENVPDYGIVRANGAPLYTLVNPVDDALMGITHVLRGEDLLSSTPRQIALYRALIELGIAEEIPAFGHLPYVMGEGNKKLSKRDPQASLNLYRERGFLPEGLLNYLALLGWSFSADQDLFTVPELIEKFDIADVNANPARFDLKKAEAINADHIRRLDGEDFIKRCEPWLKAPFANWAPEDFDEAAWRAIAPHAQTRVTVLSDITANVDFLFLKEPVEDEASWTKAMKGDPVALLTTARAKLDAADWNAGPEPLKEAVLAAGEEHGLKLGKAQAPVRVAVTGRTVGLPLFESLEVLGKERTLQRIDAALAKLAG; encoded by the coding sequence GTGGCTAACGCGACCCCCGTCCGCGTCCGTTTCTGTCCCTCCCCGACCGGTAACCCCCACGTCGGCCTGATCCGTACGGCCCTGTTCAACTGGGCCTACGCGCGCCACAACAAGGGCACCCTGGTCTTCCGCATCGAGGACACCGACGCGGCCCGCGACTCCGAGGAGTCCTACAACCAGCTGCTGGACTCGTTCCACTGGCTCGGATTCGACTGGGACGAGGGCCCCGAGGTCGGCGGCCCGCACGCGCCGTACCGCCAGTCGCAGCGGATGGACCTCTACAAGGACATCGCCGACAAGCTCCTCGCGGGCGGCTACGCCTACCACTGCTACTGCACCACCGAGGAGCTCGACGAGCGCCGCGAGGCCGCCCGCCAGGCCGGCCGGCCCTCCGGCTACGACGGCACCTGCCGGGAGCTGACCGCCGAGCAGAAGGCCGCCTACGAGGCCGAGGGCCGCAGCTCCATCGTCCGCTTCCGGATGCCCGACGCGCCGATCACCTTCAACGACCTGGTGCGCGGCGAGCTGACCTTCACCCCGGAGAACGTCCCGGACTACGGCATCGTCCGCGCCAACGGCGCGCCGCTGTACACCCTGGTCAACCCGGTCGACGACGCCCTGATGGGGATCACCCACGTCCTGCGCGGCGAGGACCTGCTCTCCTCCACCCCCCGCCAGATCGCTCTCTACCGGGCGCTGATCGAGCTGGGCATCGCCGAGGAGATCCCCGCCTTCGGCCACCTGCCGTACGTCATGGGCGAGGGCAACAAGAAGCTCTCCAAGCGCGACCCGCAGGCGTCCCTCAACCTCTACCGCGAGCGCGGCTTCCTCCCCGAGGGCCTGCTGAACTACCTCGCCCTCCTGGGCTGGTCGTTCTCGGCGGACCAGGACCTCTTCACCGTGCCCGAGCTGATCGAGAAGTTCGACATCGCGGACGTCAACGCGAACCCGGCCCGCTTCGACCTGAAGAAGGCCGAGGCGATCAACGCCGACCACATCCGGCGGCTGGACGGCGAGGACTTCATCAAGCGGTGCGAGCCCTGGCTGAAGGCCCCGTTCGCCAACTGGGCGCCCGAGGACTTCGACGAGGCCGCCTGGCGCGCCATCGCCCCGCACGCCCAGACCCGCGTCACCGTCCTGTCCGACATCACCGCCAACGTCGACTTCCTGTTCCTCAAGGAGCCGGTGGAGGACGAGGCGTCCTGGACCAAGGCGATGAAGGGCGACCCGGTCGCCCTGCTGACCACCGCCCGGGCCAAGCTCGACGCCGCCGACTGGAATGCCGGCCCCGAGCCCCTCAAGGAGGCCGTCCTGGCCGCCGGCGAGGAGCACGGCCTCAAGCTCGGCAAGGCGCAGGCCCCCGTCCGGGTGGCCGTCACCGGCCGCACCGTCGGCCTGCCCCTGTTCGAGTCCCTGGAGGTCCTGGGCAAGGAGCGCACCCTCCAGCGCATCGACGCCGCCCTGGCCAAGCTGGCCGGCTGA
- the cofC gene encoding 2-phospho-L-lactate guanylyltransferase: MRRDGAGVGWSLVVPLKPLVRAKSRLSRAAGEEFRPRLALAFALDTVAAALACANVRDVAVVTDDQLAAERLAALGASVVPDTPRAGLNAALAHGAAAVRSRRPGAPVAALNADLPALRPAELELVLHSASLFPRAFLADAADIGTTLLTATSGVELEPAFGGASRARHLASGAREIVAADVPSVRRDVDTGEDLRAALALGVGPHTALQAPRLPPQVRASGA, from the coding sequence ATGCGAAGAGACGGAGCGGGTGTGGGCTGGAGCCTGGTGGTGCCGCTGAAACCGCTGGTGCGGGCCAAGAGCAGGCTCTCGCGGGCCGCCGGTGAGGAGTTCCGGCCCCGGCTGGCCCTCGCCTTCGCCCTGGACACCGTGGCGGCGGCGCTGGCCTGCGCGAACGTGCGGGATGTGGCGGTTGTCACGGACGATCAGCTGGCCGCGGAGCGGCTGGCGGCCCTCGGCGCGTCCGTCGTGCCCGACACACCGCGGGCCGGACTGAACGCGGCGCTGGCCCACGGGGCGGCCGCCGTCCGCTCCCGCCGCCCGGGCGCGCCGGTCGCCGCACTGAACGCCGACCTGCCCGCGCTGCGCCCGGCAGAACTGGAACTGGTGCTCCATTCCGCTTCGCTATTTCCCCGTGCATTTCTCGCGGATGCGGCGGATATCGGGACAACACTTCTGACCGCGACTTCCGGAGTGGAATTGGAACCGGCATTCGGCGGTGCGTCCCGGGCGCGTCACCTGGCATCGGGGGCGCGGGAGATCGTCGCGGCGGACGTGCCCTCGGTACGCCGGGACGTGGACACCGGCGAGGACCTGCGGGCGGCGCTGGCGCTGGGCGTGGGCCCGCACACGGCGCTCCAGGCCCCGCGGCTGCCGCCGCAGGTCAGAGCGTCTGGAGCGTGA
- a CDS encoding lysophospholipid acyltransferase family protein encodes MSRRRIGFWYRLAAVICKPPLLVLFKRDWQGMEHIPADGGFITAVNHNSYLDPLSYAHYQYNTGRVPRFLAKAGLFRSGFVGLMMRGTGQIPVYRETTDAATAFRAAVTAIHKGECVAFYPEGTLTRDPELWPMQGKTGAARVALLTKAPVIPVAQWGANDAMPPYAKEKKLRLLPRKTLRVKAGPPVDLSAFYDREPTAEVLRAVTDTIMAAVTEQLAQLRGEPAPAEPYDWRKAVAQERRAAREAAKAERAAAAAPVEAAAATEGVAAPQQARSTQQAQEDEGK; translated from the coding sequence GTGTCCCGCCGCAGAATCGGCTTCTGGTACCGCTTGGCCGCGGTCATCTGCAAACCGCCGCTCTTGGTTCTGTTCAAGCGGGACTGGCAGGGAATGGAGCACATTCCGGCCGACGGCGGATTTATCACCGCGGTCAACCACAACTCGTATCTTGATCCGCTCTCCTATGCGCACTATCAGTACAACACCGGGCGGGTCCCCCGATTCCTCGCCAAGGCCGGACTCTTCCGGAGCGGCTTTGTCGGTCTGATGATGCGCGGCACCGGCCAGATCCCCGTCTACCGGGAAACCACCGACGCGGCCACCGCGTTCCGCGCCGCCGTCACCGCCATCCACAAGGGCGAATGCGTCGCGTTCTACCCCGAGGGCACCCTCACCCGCGACCCCGAGCTGTGGCCCATGCAGGGCAAGACCGGCGCCGCCCGCGTCGCGTTGCTGACCAAGGCGCCGGTCATCCCCGTCGCGCAGTGGGGTGCCAACGACGCGATGCCGCCGTACGCCAAGGAGAAGAAGCTCCGGCTCCTCCCGCGCAAGACGCTGCGGGTGAAGGCCGGCCCGCCGGTCGACCTGAGCGCGTTCTACGACCGTGAGCCGACCGCCGAGGTGCTGCGGGCGGTCACCGACACCATCATGGCGGCCGTCACCGAGCAGCTCGCCCAGCTCCGCGGCGAGCCCGCGCCGGCCGAACCGTACGACTGGCGCAAGGCGGTCGCCCAGGAGCGCCGCGCCGCCCGCGAAGCGGCCAAGGCCGAGCGGGCCGCCGCCGCGGCCCCCGTCGAAGCGGCCGCCGCCACCGAGGGCGTCGCCGCCCCGCAGCAGGCCCGAAGCACCCAGCAGGCACAGGAGGATGAAGGCAAGTGA
- a CDS encoding NAD(P)H-dependent glycerol-3-phosphate dehydrogenase: MTRCAVYGTGSWGTAFAMVLADAGCEVTLWGRRAALVDAVNNGRTNPDYLPGVELPASVRATTDPAEAARGAEFTVLAVPSQTLRGNLAEWAPLLPADTVLVSLMKGVELGTAKRMSEVIEEVAKAPAERVAVLTGPNLAKEIAARQPAAAVIACTDEAVARRFQTACHTSYFRPYTNTDVVGCELGGAVKNVIALAVGIATGMGLGDNAKASLITRGLAETTRLGLAMGADAHTFAGLAGMGDLVATCSSPLSRNNTFGTNLGRGMTLQETIAVTKQTAEGVKSCESVLDLARRHGVDMPLTETVVDIVHEGKPPMVALKELMSRSAKSERH; the protein is encoded by the coding sequence GTGACGCGCTGCGCCGTCTACGGCACGGGGTCCTGGGGCACCGCATTCGCGATGGTGCTCGCCGACGCGGGATGCGAGGTGACCCTGTGGGGGCGCCGTGCGGCCCTGGTCGACGCCGTCAACAACGGCCGTACCAACCCCGACTACCTGCCGGGGGTCGAGCTCCCCGCGTCCGTACGGGCCACCACCGACCCCGCGGAGGCGGCGCGCGGCGCGGAGTTCACCGTCCTCGCCGTCCCCTCCCAGACGCTGCGCGGCAACCTCGCCGAGTGGGCGCCGCTGCTGCCCGCCGACACCGTCCTGGTCTCCCTGATGAAGGGCGTCGAGCTGGGCACGGCCAAGCGCATGAGCGAGGTCATCGAGGAGGTCGCCAAGGCGCCCGCGGAGCGCGTCGCGGTGCTGACCGGACCCAACCTCGCCAAGGAGATCGCCGCCCGCCAGCCGGCCGCCGCGGTCATCGCCTGCACCGACGAGGCGGTCGCCCGCCGGTTCCAGACCGCCTGCCACACCTCGTACTTCCGGCCCTACACCAACACCGACGTGGTGGGCTGCGAACTGGGCGGCGCGGTCAAGAACGTCATCGCGCTCGCCGTCGGCATCGCCACCGGCATGGGGCTGGGCGACAACGCCAAGGCATCCCTGATCACCCGCGGGCTGGCCGAGACCACCCGGCTCGGCCTCGCGATGGGCGCCGACGCCCACACCTTCGCGGGCCTGGCCGGCATGGGCGACCTCGTCGCCACCTGCTCCTCGCCGCTGTCGCGCAACAACACCTTCGGCACCAACCTCGGCCGCGGGATGACGCTCCAGGAGACCATCGCGGTCACCAAGCAGACCGCCGAGGGCGTCAAGTCCTGCGAATCGGTACTGGATCTGGCGCGCCGGCACGGCGTCGACATGCCGCTCACCGAAACCGTTGTGGACATCGTCCACGAGGGCAAGCCGCCGATGGTGGCCCTCAAGGAGCTGATGTCGCGCAGCGCGAAGTCCGAGCGGCACTGA
- the leuD gene encoding 3-isopropylmalate dehydratase small subunit gives MEAFTTHTGRAVPLRRSNVDTDQIIPAHWLKKVTRDGFEDGLFEAWRKDPEFVLNQARHKGATVLVAGPDFGTGSSREHAVWALQNYGFKAVISSRFADIFRGNSLKNGLLTVVLPQETVERLQKLVEADPAAEVTVDLVSRQVRAEGVTADFELDENARWRLLEGLDDISLTLREESSIVAYEANRPSFKPRTIEV, from the coding sequence ATGGAAGCTTTCACCACCCACACCGGCCGGGCCGTCCCGCTGCGCCGCAGCAACGTCGACACCGACCAGATCATCCCGGCCCACTGGCTGAAGAAGGTCACCCGCGACGGCTTCGAGGACGGGCTCTTCGAGGCGTGGCGCAAGGACCCCGAGTTCGTCCTCAACCAGGCGCGGCACAAGGGCGCCACGGTGCTGGTCGCCGGCCCCGACTTCGGCACCGGCTCCTCGCGTGAGCACGCGGTCTGGGCCCTGCAGAACTACGGCTTCAAGGCCGTCATCTCGTCGCGGTTCGCGGACATCTTCCGTGGCAACTCCCTCAAGAACGGCCTGCTGACGGTGGTGCTGCCGCAGGAGACCGTGGAGCGGCTGCAGAAGCTGGTGGAGGCCGACCCGGCCGCCGAGGTGACCGTCGACCTCGTTTCCCGGCAGGTCCGCGCCGAGGGCGTCACCGCCGACTTCGAGCTGGACGAGAACGCTCGTTGGCGTCTGCTGGAGGGGCTGGACGACATCAGCCTCACCCTTCGGGAGGAGTCCTCGATCGTGGCGTACGAGGCAAATCGCCCGTCATTCAAGCCGCGTACGATCGAGGTCTGA
- the leuC gene encoding 3-isopropylmalate dehydratase large subunit, with translation MGRTLAEKVWDDHVVRRAEGEPDLLFIDLHLLHEVTSPQAFDGLRKAGRQVRRTDLTIATEDHNTPTLDIDKPIADPVSRTQLETLRKNCAEFGVRLHPLGDVEQGVVHVVGPQLGLTQPGTTVVCGDSHTSTHGAFGALAFGIGTSQVEHVLATQTLPLAPFKTMAITVDGELPEGVTAKDLILAIIAKIGTGGGQGYVLEYRGPAIEKLSMEARMTICNMSIEAGARAGMIAPDRTTFDYLQGRDHAPEGEDWDAAVEYWKTLRTDDDAVFDAEVYIDASALSPFVTWGTNPGQGAPLSANVPDPASYEDASERHAAEKALEYMGLTAGQPLREISVDTVFVGSCTNGRIEDLRSAASILQGRKVADGVRMLIVPGSVRVSLEAVAEGLDKVFTEAGAEWRHAGCSMCLGMNPDQLAPGERSASTSNRNFEGRQGKGGRTHLVSPQVAAATAVLGHLASPADLAATAGQSDVATPAGV, from the coding sequence ATGGGACGGACACTCGCGGAGAAGGTCTGGGACGACCATGTCGTCCGGCGCGCGGAAGGCGAGCCCGACCTCCTCTTCATTGATCTGCACCTGCTGCACGAGGTCACCAGCCCGCAGGCGTTCGACGGCCTCCGCAAGGCCGGCCGCCAGGTGCGCCGCACGGATCTGACCATCGCCACCGAGGACCACAACACCCCGACCCTCGACATCGACAAGCCGATCGCCGACCCGGTCTCGCGCACCCAGCTGGAGACGCTGCGCAAGAACTGCGCCGAGTTCGGGGTCCGGCTGCACCCGCTGGGCGACGTCGAGCAGGGTGTCGTCCACGTCGTGGGGCCGCAGTTGGGGCTGACCCAGCCCGGCACCACCGTGGTCTGCGGTGACAGCCACACCTCCACCCACGGAGCCTTCGGCGCGCTGGCGTTCGGCATCGGCACCAGCCAGGTCGAGCACGTCCTGGCGACCCAGACGCTGCCGCTGGCCCCCTTCAAGACCATGGCGATCACGGTCGACGGTGAGCTGCCCGAGGGCGTCACCGCCAAGGACCTGATCCTGGCGATCATCGCCAAGATCGGCACCGGCGGCGGCCAGGGCTACGTCCTGGAGTACCGCGGCCCGGCCATCGAGAAACTGTCGATGGAAGCCCGGATGACCATCTGCAACATGTCGATCGAGGCGGGCGCCCGGGCCGGCATGATCGCCCCCGACCGCACCACCTTCGACTACCTCCAGGGCCGCGACCACGCCCCCGAGGGCGAGGACTGGGACGCGGCGGTCGAGTACTGGAAGACGCTGCGCACCGACGACGACGCGGTCTTCGACGCCGAGGTCTACATCGACGCCTCCGCGCTGTCGCCGTTCGTCACCTGGGGCACCAACCCCGGCCAGGGTGCGCCGCTTTCGGCGAACGTCCCCGACCCGGCTTCGTACGAGGACGCCTCGGAGCGCCACGCCGCCGAAAAGGCCCTGGAGTACATGGGGTTGACGGCGGGTCAGCCGCTGCGCGAGATCAGCGTGGACACCGTCTTCGTAGGTTCGTGCACCAACGGCCGCATCGAGGACCTGCGCTCCGCGGCCTCGATCCTGCAGGGCCGCAAGGTCGCCGACGGCGTACGGATGCTGATCGTCCCCGGTTCGGTGCGGGTCTCCCTGGAGGCCGTCGCCGAGGGCCTGGACAAGGTCTTCACCGAGGCGGGCGCCGAATGGCGGCACGCGGGCTGCTCGATGTGCCTGGGCATGAACCCCGACCAGCTGGCGCCCGGTGAGCGCTCCGCGTCCACCTCCAACCGCAACTTCGAGGGCCGCCAGGGCAAGGGCGGTCGTACGCACCTGGTCTCGCCGCAGGTCGCCGCCGCAACAGCGGTTCTCGGCCATCTGGCCTCACCGGCCGACCTGGCCGCCACGGCCGGCCAGTCCGACGTCGCCACGCCCGCGGGAGTCTGA
- a CDS encoding D-alanine--D-alanine ligase family protein: MSSQTPSHKPRVAVVFGGRSSEHAISVLTAGAVLRAIDREKYDVLPIGITTDGRWALTADDPDRMAITDRRLPSVAELAESAEGGVVLPVDPTNREVVYNEPGSVPKVLGEVDVVFPVLHGPYGEDGTLQGLLELSGVPYVGSGVLASAVGQDKDYMKRVFTSFGLPVGPYEVIRPREWENDPAAARKKIVDFAGEHGWPLFVKPARAGSSMGISKVDDISGLDEAIEEARRHDPKILVESLLRGREIECGVLEFEDGPRASVPAEIPPVTAHDFYDFEAKYIDSATGIVPAPMTAEQTAKVQELAVAAFEAASCEGLVRADFFLQDNGEFVINEINTLPGFTPISMYPRMWQESGVSYPELIDRLLRAALQRSTGLR, translated from the coding sequence ATGAGCAGCCAGACCCCCTCCCACAAGCCCCGCGTCGCCGTCGTGTTCGGCGGCCGCAGCTCCGAGCACGCCATCTCCGTACTCACCGCCGGAGCCGTGCTGCGCGCCATCGACCGCGAGAAGTACGACGTGCTGCCCATCGGCATCACCACGGACGGCCGCTGGGCGCTGACCGCCGACGACCCCGATCGGATGGCCATCACCGACCGGCGGCTGCCCAGCGTGGCCGAGCTCGCCGAGTCGGCCGAGGGCGGCGTGGTGCTCCCGGTCGACCCGACCAACCGCGAGGTCGTCTACAACGAGCCGGGCTCGGTGCCCAAGGTGCTGGGCGAGGTCGACGTGGTCTTCCCCGTCCTGCACGGCCCCTACGGCGAGGACGGCACCCTGCAGGGCCTGCTGGAGCTCTCCGGCGTGCCCTACGTCGGCTCGGGCGTGCTCGCCTCCGCCGTCGGCCAGGACAAGGACTACATGAAGCGGGTGTTCACCTCCTTCGGGCTGCCCGTCGGCCCGTACGAGGTCATCCGCCCCCGGGAGTGGGAGAACGACCCCGCCGCCGCCCGCAAGAAGATCGTGGACTTCGCCGGTGAGCACGGCTGGCCGCTCTTCGTGAAGCCCGCCCGGGCCGGCTCCTCCATGGGGATCAGCAAGGTCGACGACATCAGCGGCCTGGACGAGGCGATCGAGGAGGCCCGCCGGCACGACCCCAAGATCCTCGTGGAGTCGCTGCTGCGCGGCCGCGAGATCGAGTGCGGGGTGCTGGAGTTCGAGGACGGCCCGCGGGCCAGCGTGCCGGCCGAGATCCCCCCGGTCACCGCGCACGACTTCTACGACTTCGAGGCCAAGTACATCGACTCGGCCACCGGGATCGTCCCCGCGCCGATGACCGCCGAGCAGACCGCGAAGGTCCAGGAACTGGCCGTCGCCGCCTTCGAGGCCGCCTCCTGCGAGGGGCTGGTGCGCGCGGACTTCTTCCTTCAGGACAACGGCGAGTTCGTGATCAACGAGATCAACACCCTCCCCGGCTTCACGCCCATCTCGATGTACCCGCGGATGTGGCAGGAGAGCGGCGTGAGCTACCCGGAGCTGATCGACCGGCTCCTCCGGGCCGCGCTGCAGCGCTCGACGGGGCTGCGCTAG
- a CDS encoding HU family DNA-binding protein has protein sequence MNKAQLVEAIADKVGGRQAAADAVDAVLDAIVRAVVNGDRVSVTGFGSFEKVDRPARYARNPQTGERVRVKKTSVPRFRAGQGFKDLVSGSKKLPKGGEVSVKKAPKGSLTGGAAIKKAAAKKATAKKAAAKKTTAKKATAKKTTAAKKVTAKKATPAKKTATAKKAAAKKATPAKKTATAKKATAKKTAPAKKATAKKAPAKKATARKTTAKKTTARKR, from the coding sequence GTGAACAAGGCGCAGCTCGTAGAAGCCATTGCCGACAAGGTCGGCGGCCGACAGGCCGCCGCAGACGCGGTTGACGCAGTGCTGGACGCAATCGTCCGCGCAGTGGTCAACGGCGACCGCGTTTCGGTCACCGGATTCGGCTCGTTCGAGAAGGTCGACCGCCCGGCCCGCTACGCCCGCAACCCGCAGACGGGTGAGCGCGTGCGGGTCAAGAAGACCTCGGTGCCGCGTTTCCGCGCCGGTCAGGGCTTCAAGGACCTGGTGAGCGGTTCGAAGAAGCTCCCCAAGGGCGGCGAGGTGTCCGTCAAGAAGGCCCCCAAGGGCAGCCTCACCGGCGGCGCCGCCATCAAGAAGGCCGCCGCGAAGAAGGCCACCGCCAAGAAGGCGGCCGCCAAGAAGACGACGGCTAAGAAGGCGACGGCGAAGAAGACCACCGCCGCGAAGAAGGTCACCGCGAAGAAGGCCACGCCGGCGAAGAAGACCGCCACGGCGAAGAAGGCCGCCGCCAAGAAGGCCACGCCGGCGAAGAAGACCGCCACGGCGAAGAAGGCCACGGCGAAGAAGACCGCCCCCGCCAAGAAGGCCACCGCCAAGAAGGCCCCTGCCAAGAAGGCCACCGCGCGCAAGACCACCGCGAAGAAGACCACCGCTCGCAAGCGGTGA
- a CDS encoding DUF3515 domain-containing protein — protein sequence MLGRVIWTRRRHLALPLLTVLFTTVSCSSSVETAVPSPTGEAARHCRALHEALPRTVDGLKRGTAEPVSDFTAIWGDPAVKLRCGVPKPDVLRYGNEHYNPNPDAAEVNGVRWLFEKQDDGYRFTTVLRKVYVEVTVPHDYAPEVDVLPDLAGAVTKTVPKGV from the coding sequence ATGCTCGGCCGGGTGATCTGGACGCGTCGCCGGCACCTGGCCCTTCCCCTGCTCACCGTGCTGTTCACCACGGTGAGCTGTTCGTCTTCCGTGGAAACGGCCGTGCCCTCGCCCACGGGAGAGGCGGCGCGGCACTGCAGGGCGCTCCACGAGGCATTGCCGCGGACCGTGGACGGGCTCAAGCGGGGTACCGCCGAGCCCGTCTCCGACTTCACTGCCATATGGGGCGATCCTGCCGTGAAACTGCGCTGCGGGGTACCGAAGCCCGACGTCCTGAGGTACGGGAATGAACATTACAACCCCAACCCCGACGCGGCGGAAGTCAACGGCGTCCGGTGGCTCTTCGAGAAGCAGGACGACGGCTACCGCTTCACGACCGTGCTGCGCAAGGTCTACGTCGAGGTGACCGTCCCGCACGACTACGCCCCCGAGGTCGATGTACTCCCCGACCTCGCGGGCGCCGTCACCAAAACCGTGCCGAAGGGCGTCTAG
- a CDS encoding Lrp/AsnC ligand binding domain-containing protein, whose translation MVQAYILIQTEVGKASAVADVISKIHGVLQAEDVTGPYDVIVRAQADTVDELGRMVVAKVQQVEGITRTLTCPVVHL comes from the coding sequence GTGGTACAGGCTTACATCCTGATCCAGACCGAGGTCGGCAAGGCCTCGGCGGTGGCGGACGTCATCTCGAAGATCCACGGCGTGCTGCAGGCCGAGGACGTCACCGGCCCCTACGACGTCATCGTGCGCGCACAGGCCGACACCGTCGACGAGCTGGGACGGATGGTGGTCGCCAAGGTCCAGCAAGTGGAGGGCATCACCCGCACCCTTACCTGCCCGGTCGTTCATCTGTAG
- a CDS encoding HAD family hydrolase: MALRAVLWDIDDTLFDYTGSDRAGALRHLREEGLLAAYGGEEAALARWRHAMETEFARFLAGEVGFLDHRRARARTFLGRTLSDEEADAWFGRYIAHYEASWVLFPDSLPALEALAPLLRQAVLSNSSTANQERKLVALGIRARFEAVLCADELGHAKPAAEAFASACAALGLAAEEVVYVGDRLDIDALGARDAGLAAVWLDRTGEGGEAGAELPPGVRRIASLAELPELLRGVIGFGAPSTIR, from the coding sequence ATGGCCCTTCGCGCCGTCCTGTGGGACATCGACGACACCCTCTTCGACTACACCGGGTCGGACCGGGCCGGTGCGCTGCGCCACCTCCGGGAGGAGGGGCTGCTGGCCGCGTACGGCGGGGAGGAGGCGGCGCTGGCCCGCTGGCGCCACGCCATGGAGACCGAATTCGCCCGGTTCCTCGCCGGCGAGGTGGGGTTCCTCGACCACCGCAGGGCCCGCGCCCGGACCTTCCTGGGCAGGACGCTGAGCGACGAGGAGGCGGACGCCTGGTTCGGTCGGTACATCGCGCACTACGAGGCGTCCTGGGTGCTCTTCCCGGACTCCCTGCCCGCCCTGGAGGCGCTGGCCCCGCTGCTCCGGCAGGCGGTGCTGTCCAACTCCTCCACCGCCAACCAGGAGCGCAAGCTGGTCGCGCTGGGGATCAGGGCCCGCTTCGAGGCCGTGCTGTGCGCGGACGAGCTGGGGCACGCCAAGCCCGCCGCCGAGGCGTTCGCGAGCGCCTGCGCGGCCCTGGGGCTCGCCGCCGAGGAGGTCGTCTACGTAGGGGACCGGCTGGACATCGATGCGCTGGGCGCCCGGGACGCCGGGCTGGCCGCCGTCTGGCTGGACCGCACGGGCGAGGGGGGCGAGGCGGGCGCGGAGCTGCCGCCGGGGGTGCGGCGGATCGCGAGCCTGGCGGAGCTCCCCGAGCTGTTGCGCGGAGTTATCGGTTTTGGAGCCCCGTCCACGATCAGGTAA